One Dethiosulfovibrio faecalis DNA window includes the following coding sequences:
- a CDS encoding anthranilate synthase component I family protein, with the protein MSAFTEVPSRDVTSVDLFRSMAEEHDMVPVVWRGPADGIDPADLFQGLNRSALGAFLLESGGSGRYSFVGVDPERAFSVDDGGESLRAELDSYLDVRRPKLEGLPPFSGGVAGYFGYGMAEAWEPLFHGTDRRLRKEDTARAVLMGFTSVVAVDHETDEIFLIRNVRIPSGTSEKEVEDLYRSAVDFLGDLAKTIDTVVPAELPTGPAKVGPIEAEMDRKNFLEMVEKGKEHIVAGDVCQVVLSQAFSADTDLSSDEIYRALREGNPSPYLFRMEFPGLELIGSSPEVHVKLERGRALIRPLAGTRKRGSSEERDLELEEELRTDEKERAEHVMLVDLARNDLGRTCSFGSVEVTELLGVERYSQVMHLVSQVEGRIRHDETALDLLETSFPAGTVSGAPKIRAMEIIEDLEPAPRGPYAGAVGYVGFDGDMDTCIAIRTMSRRGNRITVQAGAGIVYDSVPEMEYMETENKARALFKALERAAEKRSKR; encoded by the coding sequence ATGAGCGCTTTCACGGAAGTCCCGAGTAGAGACGTCACGTCTGTCGACCTTTTCAGGTCCATGGCTGAAGAACACGATATGGTGCCGGTGGTCTGGCGAGGTCCCGCCGACGGGATCGATCCGGCCGATCTGTTTCAGGGGCTGAACCGCTCGGCCCTTGGGGCCTTTCTGTTGGAGAGCGGAGGTTCCGGACGGTACTCCTTCGTCGGGGTCGACCCCGAGAGGGCCTTCTCCGTTGACGACGGCGGCGAGTCCCTCAGGGCCGAGCTTGATTCCTACCTCGACGTGAGAAGGCCGAAGCTGGAGGGGCTCCCTCCCTTCTCCGGAGGGGTGGCGGGGTATTTCGGCTACGGCATGGCCGAGGCCTGGGAGCCCCTGTTTCACGGAACGGACCGCCGTTTAAGGAAAGAGGACACGGCGAGGGCGGTTCTCATGGGTTTTACCTCGGTTGTGGCAGTGGACCACGAGACCGACGAGATCTTCCTGATCCGAAACGTCCGCATCCCTTCCGGGACCTCGGAAAAAGAGGTCGAAGATCTGTACCGGTCGGCAGTCGATTTTCTTGGAGATCTGGCGAAAACGATCGATACCGTCGTTCCGGCGGAACTCCCGACCGGTCCGGCAAAGGTGGGCCCTATAGAGGCCGAGATGGACCGTAAAAATTTTCTGGAGATGGTGGAGAAAGGCAAGGAGCACATAGTGGCGGGAGACGTCTGTCAGGTGGTGCTGTCGCAGGCCTTCTCCGCCGATACGGATCTCTCCTCCGACGAAATATACCGGGCGCTCCGTGAGGGAAACCCGTCGCCCTATCTTTTCAGGATGGAGTTTCCCGGACTGGAGCTGATAGGTTCCTCTCCGGAGGTGCACGTGAAGCTTGAGAGGGGAAGAGCCCTTATCCGACCTTTGGCGGGGACCAGAAAGAGGGGCTCCTCGGAGGAGCGGGACCTTGAGCTGGAAGAGGAGCTTCGCACCGACGAGAAGGAGAGGGCCGAACACGTCATGCTGGTGGACCTTGCCAGAAACGATCTGGGCCGCACCTGCTCCTTCGGCTCCGTCGAGGTAACCGAGCTTCTGGGGGTGGAGCGCTATTCCCAGGTGATGCACCTGGTGTCGCAGGTGGAGGGTCGTATAAGGCACGACGAGACCGCCCTGGATCTACTGGAGACGTCCTTTCCCGCCGGGACCGTTTCCGGTGCCCCGAAGATAAGGGCCATGGAGATCATAGAGGATCTCGAGCCCGCCCCGAGGGGGCCCTACGCCGGAGCGGTGGGATACGTCGGTTTCGACGGCGACATGGATACCTGCATAGCCATAAGGACGATGAGCCGACGGGGCAACAGGATAACGGTCCAGGCCGGGGCGGGCATAGTCTACGACTCGGTTCCCGAGATGGAGTACATGGAGACGGAGAACAAGGCCAGGGCCCTGTTCAAGGCGCTTGAGAGAGCGGCGGAAAAGAGGTCGAAGAGATGA
- a CDS encoding TrlF family AAA-like ATPase produces the protein MNKESSFDLFSYGSTWLRADFHLHTNVDKEFIYTEDEDYYYSNYVDGLVQAGIGLGVITNHNKFNLSEFKALRKTAKKEGICLLPGVELSTSDGSNGVHTLIVFEDRWLENGNDYISPFISSMFPGKAESEYQHENGRSDKTILQAVEELDKTARDYFLIFAHVEQSNGLWKEMSGGRLKDFAESRYESVRRRCLGFQKVRTYHKEDSVCRTKIKDWLGDWYPAEVEGSDCKSIEEIGRGRRCFLKLGALSFDAVKFALIDKGSRVSSEPVLHDHSHIRCVRFTGGILNGKELNFSPELNTLIGIRGSGKSSVLEVLRYCLDIPFGKNAVDQRYKEELVGFALGSGGKVEIEAVDRHGQLYTIRRVWGETYSDVLIDGKLQPGVSIRETVVHKPIYFGQKDLSNTGHGFEKDLVDKLLGSRLEEVRRKIEGQKRRVVEAVDHMLKVDGVQEQIEEQREIRKDTEYRLKLYRDNGVEEKLKKRLDFDKDAQILEKGIGLVEAFVFDLEDLLARNEDEIRNFKGYVSVNNGSLFDRFYEHYEMYVSFVTRIKEWLREEKNARKSLSECKEDFLRIRRGMLEEFADVERKLSVQLHDSGIQNISTDEFLKLKQRLSRANQFIAEFEKQIDRQAGLRDVLLTELAALNDLWLEEFNVIKSELGEIISEDSPLSIEFGYKEDSQEYLSFMKEIFKGSGVRESTYRGIVDRYVDFIDIYKDFENAKAFFGSNPQNLVDRFMDNLKTLLTWQRPNKFTIRYHDKELKNHSLGQRASALILFVLSQRENDLVIIDQPEDDLDNQTIYEDVIKLIRQMKPTVQFIFATHNPNIPVLGDAELVHGCSFAEDSVQVQSGSIDDRGIQQTVIRIMEGGREAFNRRKEIYQIWKS, from the coding sequence ATGAATAAAGAAAGTTCGTTTGATTTATTTAGTTATGGCTCTACCTGGCTTCGAGCTGATTTTCATCTCCATACCAATGTCGATAAGGAGTTTATCTACACCGAAGACGAGGACTATTATTACTCAAATTACGTCGATGGTTTAGTTCAAGCAGGTATCGGTCTTGGAGTTATAACGAACCATAATAAATTTAACCTGTCAGAGTTCAAAGCCCTCAGGAAAACGGCGAAAAAGGAGGGTATCTGTCTGCTCCCAGGAGTTGAGTTATCGACCAGCGACGGTTCAAACGGCGTTCATACCCTGATCGTTTTTGAAGACAGATGGTTGGAAAATGGGAATGACTATATATCGCCTTTTATCTCGAGCATGTTTCCCGGGAAAGCGGAGTCGGAGTACCAGCACGAAAACGGTCGTAGCGATAAGACGATTCTTCAGGCAGTGGAGGAGCTGGATAAGACCGCACGGGACTACTTTTTGATTTTTGCCCATGTTGAGCAAAGCAACGGCTTGTGGAAAGAGATGTCCGGTGGGAGGCTTAAGGATTTTGCCGAGAGTAGATATGAATCGGTAAGGCGACGTTGTCTTGGATTTCAAAAGGTCAGAACGTACCATAAGGAAGACTCGGTCTGTCGTACCAAGATAAAAGACTGGCTTGGTGACTGGTATCCCGCAGAGGTAGAGGGCTCGGACTGTAAGTCCATCGAGGAGATCGGTAGAGGAAGGCGCTGTTTTCTCAAACTTGGTGCCCTCTCTTTTGATGCGGTAAAATTTGCTCTGATCGATAAAGGAAGTCGAGTGTCCTCCGAGCCGGTACTACATGACCATTCCCATATTCGGTGCGTTCGCTTTACCGGAGGAATATTAAATGGCAAGGAGCTTAACTTTTCGCCGGAGTTGAATACCTTGATCGGTATCAGAGGTAGCGGCAAGTCCTCTGTGCTGGAAGTCCTTCGCTATTGTCTTGACATCCCTTTTGGAAAGAATGCCGTGGATCAGAGATACAAAGAGGAGTTGGTTGGCTTTGCTTTGGGAAGCGGAGGAAAAGTGGAGATCGAAGCCGTGGATCGACATGGGCAACTCTACACGATTCGACGGGTCTGGGGGGAAACCTATTCCGATGTCCTGATCGACGGTAAGCTACAACCTGGGGTTTCCATCAGAGAGACGGTGGTCCATAAACCTATCTATTTTGGACAAAAAGATCTATCCAATACCGGTCATGGTTTTGAGAAAGATTTGGTGGATAAGCTTTTAGGATCCCGATTGGAGGAAGTTCGTCGTAAGATCGAGGGACAAAAGCGCAGAGTCGTGGAAGCTGTAGACCACATGCTTAAAGTCGACGGTGTCCAGGAGCAGATAGAGGAACAGAGAGAAATTCGGAAGGACACAGAGTATCGCCTAAAGCTTTATCGGGATAACGGTGTCGAGGAAAAACTAAAGAAAAGATTGGATTTTGACAAGGACGCTCAAATCCTTGAAAAAGGTATCGGTTTGGTCGAGGCTTTTGTCTTCGACCTGGAGGATTTGCTTGCCCGCAACGAAGACGAGATTCGTAATTTTAAAGGTTATGTGTCGGTGAATAACGGTAGCTTATTCGATAGATTTTATGAACATTACGAGATGTACGTGTCTTTTGTCACTCGTATCAAGGAGTGGCTAAGAGAGGAAAAAAATGCTCGAAAATCTTTGTCCGAATGCAAGGAAGACTTTTTACGTATCCGCAGGGGCATGTTAGAGGAGTTTGCCGATGTAGAACGAAAGCTGTCCGTTCAGTTGCATGACAGCGGCATTCAAAACATCAGCACCGATGAGTTTTTAAAGTTAAAACAGAGGTTGTCTAGGGCTAATCAGTTTATTGCCGAATTTGAGAAACAAATCGATCGACAGGCTGGATTGCGAGACGTTCTTTTGACCGAGCTTGCTGCGTTGAACGACCTCTGGCTTGAGGAGTTCAACGTTATAAAATCAGAACTGGGCGAAATCATCTCTGAGGATTCTCCGTTATCGATAGAGTTTGGATACAAGGAGGATTCGCAGGAATATCTCTCCTTTATGAAAGAGATCTTCAAAGGCAGTGGAGTTAGAGAAAGCACTTATCGGGGGATCGTGGATCGTTATGTCGATTTTATCGATATATATAAGGATTTCGAAAATGCAAAGGCTTTTTTCGGAAGTAATCCGCAAAACTTGGTAGATCGTTTTATGGACAACTTGAAAACTCTTCTGACATGGCAGAGACCTAATAAGTTTACTATTAGATATCACGATAAAGAGTTGAAAAATCATTCTTTGGGGCAGCGGGCTTCCGCTCTGATTCTGTTCGTTTTAAGTCAAAGGGAAAACGATTTAGTCATAATAGATCAGCCGGAAGATGACTTGGATAATCAGACGATCTACGAGGATGTTATAAAATTGATAAGGCAGATGAAGCCGACAGTTCAGTTCATTTTTGCCACCCATAACCCTAATATCCCCGTTCTTGGCGACGCGGAGCTGGTTCATGGCTGCTCTTTTGCTGAAGATTCAGTTCAGGTCCAGTCCGGCAGCATCGATGATCGTGGGATTCAACAGACTGTAATTCGCATTATGGAAGGTGGCAGAGAGGCCTTCAACCGTCGTAAGGAGATTTATCAAATATGGAAATCGTAG
- the trpD gene encoding anthranilate phosphoribosyltransferase produces the protein MLRTALETLLRRENLTKDAMEEAMDGIMDGRAPEAQVAAFLTGLRAKGETVEEIAAAAKVMRGKARAVSVPRAPLLDIVGTGGDCTGTFNISTAAAIVAASAGVAVAKHGNRSVSSRCGSADVLEALGVPFLSSPGSVAKCIDRTGFGFLFAPNFHRAMKNVAPIRKAMGVRTIFNVLGPLTNPAMPDRELMGVFSPELVTPMAEVLGSLGMKRAMVVHGHGGMDELSLSGPNRACLFDDGELIEMEITPESVGLSSAPIGFASGGDAQVNREIVLSILKGKEGPKKDVVLLNSGAALFVAGRVESIAAGVSMAKEVIDSGLAGKKLEEIAETARSLEGAA, from the coding sequence ATGTTGAGAACTGCGCTTGAGACCTTGCTCCGCAGGGAGAACCTGACGAAAGACGCTATGGAAGAGGCCATGGACGGAATCATGGACGGCAGGGCGCCGGAGGCTCAGGTCGCCGCCTTTCTCACCGGACTGAGGGCCAAGGGCGAGACTGTGGAGGAGATCGCCGCCGCCGCCAAGGTCATGAGGGGCAAGGCCAGGGCGGTTTCCGTTCCGAGAGCGCCTCTTCTGGACATAGTGGGAACCGGCGGAGACTGCACCGGAACCTTCAACATATCCACAGCCGCCGCCATAGTGGCCGCCTCCGCCGGGGTTGCCGTGGCAAAACACGGCAACAGGTCCGTTTCCAGCAGATGCGGCAGCGCCGACGTCCTGGAGGCCCTGGGGGTTCCCTTTTTATCCTCTCCCGGATCGGTGGCGAAATGCATCGACAGGACCGGCTTCGGTTTTCTCTTTGCTCCGAATTTCCACAGAGCCATGAAAAACGTGGCCCCTATCAGAAAGGCCATGGGGGTGAGGACCATATTCAACGTCCTCGGTCCCCTCACCAACCCGGCCATGCCCGACCGGGAGCTCATGGGCGTCTTCTCGCCGGAGCTGGTGACTCCCATGGCGGAGGTCCTGGGTTCCTTGGGGATGAAGAGGGCCATGGTGGTCCACGGCCACGGCGGAATGGACGAGCTGTCCCTCTCCGGACCAAACAGGGCCTGCCTTTTCGACGATGGCGAGCTTATAGAGATGGAGATAACCCCCGAGTCGGTGGGGCTCTCCTCCGCCCCGATAGGTTTCGCCTCCGGAGGAGACGCCCAGGTCAACCGGGAGATAGTCCTCTCGATACTGAAGGGAAAGGAGGGCCCGAAAAAAGACGTCGTCCTACTGAACTCCGGAGCGGCCCTTTTCGTGGCAGGTCGGGTGGAGTCTATCGCCGCGGGGGTCTCCATGGCGAAAGAGGTGATCGACTCGGGCCTGGCGGGGAAAAAGCTCGAGGAGATCGCCGAGACCGCCCGTTCTCTGGAGGGTGCGGCGTGA
- a CDS encoding anthranilate synthase component II translates to MILMIDNYDSFTWNLVQMLSSFDRVEVVRNYGPTVSDLKAMAPDRLVISPGPGTPSEAGISKDAIGTFAGKIPVLGVCLGHQAMAEVFGGSVVRADVPCHGKVSPVFHRGEGIFEQLPSPFGATRYHSLVVEERTLPPEMRVTARTGDGTIMAMEHERYSLYGVQFHPEAVLTEAGRLLLKNFCGLTSGKNERRCDRYVENCA, encoded by the coding sequence ATGATCTTGATGATAGACAACTACGATTCCTTTACCTGGAACCTGGTCCAGATGCTTTCCTCCTTCGACCGGGTGGAGGTGGTCCGAAACTACGGCCCCACCGTGAGTGATCTGAAGGCCATGGCGCCGGACCGGCTGGTGATCTCTCCCGGTCCCGGAACGCCTTCGGAGGCGGGAATATCCAAGGACGCCATAGGGACCTTCGCCGGAAAGATCCCGGTTTTGGGCGTATGTCTGGGTCATCAGGCCATGGCCGAGGTTTTCGGCGGATCGGTGGTCCGAGCGGACGTTCCCTGTCACGGCAAGGTGTCGCCGGTGTTTCACCGGGGGGAGGGGATCTTCGAGCAGCTTCCGTCGCCCTTCGGCGCCACCAGATACCACTCTCTGGTCGTCGAGGAGAGAACTCTTCCGCCGGAGATGCGGGTAACCGCCAGGACCGGCGACGGAACGATCATGGCGATGGAACACGAGAGGTACTCGCTTTACGGAGTCCAGTTCCATCCCGAGGCGGTGCTTACCGAGGCGGGAAGGCTGTTGTTGAAGAATTTCTGCGGACTGACGTCCGGCAAAAACGAGAGGAGATGCGACCGCTATGTTGAGAACTGCGCTTGA
- a CDS encoding GAF domain-containing protein: MSKEILKIETETSEQLYNYVNAKLLGLICEEPDPLANLANAAALLYLLLDDLNWAGFYLMREKENSLVLGPFQGKPACTRIPLDKGVCGAAARTGEIQIVPDVELFPGHIACDGASASEIVLPLMREGRVLGVLDLDSPLRKRFSSEDGEGLSKFVETLHKYVAWDDLC, encoded by the coding sequence ATGTCCAAGGAAATCCTGAAAATAGAGACGGAAACGTCGGAGCAGCTCTACAACTACGTAAACGCCAAACTTCTCGGCTTGATCTGCGAGGAGCCCGATCCCCTGGCAAATCTGGCCAACGCCGCGGCGTTGCTCTATCTGCTTCTGGACGATCTGAACTGGGCGGGGTTCTATCTGATGAGAGAAAAGGAAAACTCCCTTGTTCTGGGGCCATTTCAGGGCAAACCGGCCTGTACCCGCATTCCTTTGGACAAAGGCGTCTGCGGTGCGGCGGCTCGAACCGGAGAAATTCAGATCGTGCCGGACGTGGAGCTTTTCCCCGGGCATATCGCCTGCGACGGGGCATCCGCCTCGGAGATCGTCCTTCCTCTGATGCGGGAGGGCCGGGTATTGGGGGTCCTGGATCTGGACAGTCCTCTTCGGAAACGTTTTTCATCGGAGGACGGGGAAGGGCTTTCAAAATTCGTGGAGACTCTGCATAAGTACGTGGCCTGGGACGATCTTTGCTGA
- a CDS encoding RNA-binding domain-containing protein: MEIVDILQVLTQGEDSKNQFKKKIVNADSLAHELVAFSNSLGGKLFLGVDDDGEIVGLEQKDIQSFNQLLSNTASQNVRPSINPLTEIFTIDGKHILVVNVPKGNNKPYQDKNGVIWVKNGADKRKATSREEIQRLFKQSGMIHADVTLVDGVTIADLDMSYFKDFFQKRYGKSLEDQEVPLDQLITNLNLGKDGLLNITGTLLFSSFPEMHLPAYIVKAAVFPGTSIATEEYIDSRDIVGKISDIFQKTINFILENIKHIQGEQGVNSIGKPEVPRVVLEELVANALVHRDYFISAPVRVFVFSDRIEIISPGHLPNNLTVENIKAGNSNTRNPVLASFAYQILPYRGFGSGIIRALAQYPDIEFIDDRDGNVFKCIILRR, translated from the coding sequence ATGGAAATCGTAGATATCTTACAGGTTCTTACGCAAGGTGAGGATAGCAAGAATCAGTTTAAAAAGAAAATAGTGAATGCCGATAGTTTGGCCCATGAGCTCGTCGCTTTCAGTAACTCTTTGGGAGGCAAGCTTTTCTTAGGTGTCGACGATGATGGAGAGATCGTAGGATTAGAACAAAAGGATATCCAGAGTTTCAATCAGCTTTTATCCAATACGGCCAGTCAGAATGTGAGGCCTTCCATCAATCCTTTGACGGAAATTTTTACGATCGATGGGAAGCATATCCTTGTCGTGAATGTCCCTAAGGGAAACAACAAGCCTTATCAAGATAAAAATGGCGTGATTTGGGTTAAAAACGGTGCGGACAAACGTAAGGCTACTTCTCGTGAGGAGATACAGCGATTGTTTAAGCAATCCGGTATGATTCATGCGGACGTAACTCTAGTCGATGGAGTCACCATAGCTGATCTTGATATGTCTTATTTCAAGGATTTTTTTCAAAAACGATATGGTAAATCTCTTGAAGACCAGGAAGTTCCTCTGGATCAGCTTATAACCAATCTCAACCTTGGTAAAGATGGCTTATTGAATATTACGGGGACGTTGTTGTTTTCTAGTTTTCCAGAAATGCATCTCCCTGCTTACATAGTCAAAGCTGCGGTTTTCCCTGGCACCAGCATTGCTACGGAAGAATACATCGATAGTAGAGATATTGTCGGGAAAATATCCGATATTTTTCAAAAAACTATAAATTTCATATTGGAAAACATCAAACATATTCAAGGAGAGCAGGGCGTCAACAGTATAGGAAAACCTGAAGTACCTCGGGTTGTCTTAGAAGAGCTTGTGGCTAATGCCCTTGTCCATAGAGATTATTTTATATCCGCTCCTGTGAGGGTGTTTGTATTCTCCGACAGGATAGAGATAATCAGTCCCGGACATCTGCCTAACAATCTGACGGTGGAGAACATCAAGGCTGGAAACTCCAATACCCGTAATCCTGTGTTGGCTTCGTTCGCCTATCAGATTTTGCCTTACCGTGGTTTTGGATCCGGGATTATACGTGCTTTGGCGCAGTATCCCGATATTGAATTTATCGATGATCGTGATGGTAATGTCTTCAAGTGTATTATATTGCGTCGTTAG
- a CDS encoding NfeD family protein, protein MAFLSLWQFWAVLAIVLFIGEIASPGFVLGCFALACLPPLALGLVWPSLAGASLDGRLALAVFALSSLAGLWLIRPSVVRHLYGAKERKSDVDGMVGSLGVVVKAIPSGETGGGYVKLRGSQWWAFHVDGRSVPEGTEVEVVRVSGAKVMIRESGRVSEEDERR, encoded by the coding sequence ATGGCGTTTTTGTCACTGTGGCAGTTTTGGGCCGTTCTGGCTATCGTGCTTTTCATAGGAGAGATAGCCTCTCCCGGGTTCGTGTTGGGATGTTTTGCCTTGGCCTGTCTTCCTCCTTTGGCGTTGGGGTTGGTATGGCCGTCCCTAGCGGGGGCGTCTCTTGACGGTCGCCTGGCGTTGGCGGTCTTCGCTCTGTCCTCTTTGGCCGGACTGTGGCTGATCCGTCCGTCGGTGGTGCGCCATCTTTACGGGGCCAAGGAGCGAAAGTCGGACGTGGACGGCATGGTCGGCTCTCTGGGCGTGGTAGTCAAGGCCATCCCGTCCGGAGAGACCGGCGGAGGATACGTCAAGCTCAGAGGATCCCAGTGGTGGGCCTTTCATGTGGATGGACGTTCCGTTCCCGAGGGGACGGAAGTGGAGGTCGTTCGGGTTTCGGGGGCCAAGGTGATGATACGGGAGTCCGGCAGGGTTTCCGAAGAAGACGAGCGGAGGTGA
- a CDS encoding indole-3-glycerol phosphate synthase TrpC, with protein sequence MILDRIVARKAEEVAALTAPRKSLFEALAVSGMSVIGEIKRGSPSKGAFAPDADLPAKVEAYERGGVAALSILTDRDFFLGGEDVLCFLRPGTDLPILRKDFLIHPVQLEQSRLIGADAVLLIAAILPGDGLKEMISQTAKLGMEPLVEVHDEKELHRALEADAKIVGINNRDLRDFSVDLSVSERLIGEMARLGARDGRVVVAESGIGSGEDTKRLKAAGVDAVLVGEALMRSDDPASIVAELRGAP encoded by the coding sequence GTGATACTGGACCGCATCGTCGCCAGGAAGGCGGAGGAGGTGGCGGCCCTGACCGCTCCCAGAAAATCCCTCTTCGAGGCCCTGGCGGTTTCGGGAATGTCCGTCATAGGGGAGATAAAAAGAGGATCCCCCAGCAAGGGAGCCTTCGCCCCGGACGCCGACCTTCCGGCAAAGGTGGAGGCCTACGAGAGAGGCGGAGTCGCCGCACTGTCCATACTGACCGACAGGGACTTCTTTCTGGGAGGCGAGGATGTGCTGTGCTTCCTACGTCCCGGTACGGATCTGCCCATACTTCGGAAGGATTTCCTGATCCATCCGGTTCAGCTGGAACAGAGCCGTCTCATAGGGGCCGACGCCGTGCTGCTCATAGCCGCCATACTTCCCGGAGACGGACTGAAGGAGATGATCTCCCAGACGGCGAAACTAGGCATGGAGCCTTTGGTGGAGGTCCACGACGAAAAAGAACTGCATCGGGCACTGGAGGCCGACGCGAAAATAGTGGGCATCAACAACAGAGATCTTAGGGACTTCTCCGTGGACCTCTCCGTCTCGGAGCGGCTTATCGGAGAGATGGCCCGCCTCGGTGCCAGAGACGGCCGTGTAGTCGTTGCAGAGAGCGGCATAGGCTCCGGCGAGGACACGAAAAGGCTGAAGGCCGCCGGGGTGGACGCCGTTCTGGTGGGAGAGGCGCTTATGAGGTCCGACGATCCCGCCTCGATTGTCGCCGAGCTGAGGGGAGCGCCGTGA
- a CDS encoding SPFH domain-containing protein → MQEIIWVVQDSMDFAVLVFFAFFAVVILLSGIKIVPQAHRVVVERLGKFHRVLSPGVNFIFPVLDRPKATEWVFRRGLRKTSSLDMREQILDFPKQNIISRDNVVMEINAMLYFQISDPFKAIYEIANLPMALEKLTQTSLRSVMGEMELDEIFSKRSEINESLRSTLDEASDVWGVKVTRVEIQDVNPPESVQTAMQRQMEAERTRRAVVTEANGQRDAEVNRAEGKKRAIELEAEGMANARIRLAEAEAEALSKISEALTAHAGSKDPTSYLVALKYLESLKEMSAGDKTKMVYLPYEASSILSSVGAMKELFKERA, encoded by the coding sequence ATGCAGGAGATAATATGGGTGGTTCAGGATTCCATGGATTTTGCGGTTTTGGTTTTCTTCGCCTTTTTCGCGGTGGTGATCCTCCTATCGGGGATAAAGATAGTTCCTCAGGCCCACAGGGTCGTGGTGGAGCGTCTCGGCAAGTTCCATCGCGTCCTTTCGCCGGGGGTCAACTTCATCTTTCCCGTGCTGGATCGTCCCAAGGCGACGGAGTGGGTTTTCAGAAGAGGTTTACGCAAGACGTCCAGTCTGGATATGAGAGAGCAGATCCTGGACTTTCCCAAGCAGAACATAATCTCTCGGGACAACGTGGTCATGGAGATTAACGCAATGCTTTACTTTCAGATCAGCGATCCTTTCAAGGCCATCTACGAGATAGCGAACCTGCCTATGGCCCTGGAGAAGCTTACCCAGACTTCTCTGAGAAGCGTAATGGGCGAGATGGAGCTGGACGAGATTTTCAGTAAAAGGTCCGAGATAAACGAGAGCCTCAGGAGCACTCTTGACGAGGCCAGCGACGTCTGGGGAGTGAAGGTTACCAGGGTTGAGATCCAGGACGTAAATCCTCCCGAGTCGGTACAGACCGCCATGCAGCGCCAGATGGAGGCGGAGAGAACCAGGCGGGCCGTTGTAACCGAGGCCAATGGACAGAGGGACGCCGAGGTTAACCGAGCTGAGGGAAAGAAACGGGCTATCGAGCTGGAGGCCGAGGGAATGGCCAACGCCAGGATAAGGCTTGCCGAGGCAGAGGCCGAGGCTCTGTCCAAGATCTCCGAGGCCCTGACGGCCCACGCCGGAAGCAAGGATCCGACGTCCTATCTGGTTGCCCTGAAATATCTGGAGTCTCTAAAGGAAATGTCCGCCGGAGACAAGACCAAGATGGTCTACCTGCCGTACGAAGCGTCGTCCATACTGAGTTCCGTAGGGGCTATGAAGGAGTTGTTCAAGGAGCGGGCGTAA